In one window of Haliaeetus albicilla chromosome W, bHalAlb1.1, whole genome shotgun sequence DNA:
- the LOC138683601 gene encoding LOW QUALITY PROTEIN: uncharacterized protein (The sequence of the model RefSeq protein was modified relative to this genomic sequence to represent the inferred CDS: deleted 1 base in 1 codon): MELQYLEVPLAPEGSGGCHSCKRAQLEDLLGQVTMLQEELDRQRGIREREQGIDAWYCTLSRAERQPALRLRKRKVTQSTAQLKYLYTNARSMGNKQEALEATAQKEQKGAGSSLRTFFLAHKSSRSPCAPVSARSTRADPPRGRGQAATTGETANRDAGSAGGDLAAQWAPRRAWPSGGSAGATTGVVVAGEIVGARAARPGGATTVFGKITGKALPANVIYEDEERLAFRDLLPQAPTLFLVTPKEPIIGLSDAEDSGESLLGHFMIVGKKRAAHLGLTNGFRMVADEGPEGGQSVCHVHLHILGGRQLDWPPG; encoded by the exons ATGGAGCTCCAGTACCTGGAAGTCCCCCTAGCACCCGAAGGCAGCGGTGGATGTCATAGCTGCAAGCGTGCCCAGCTGGAAGATCTCCTTGGACAAGTAACTATGCTACAAGAGGAGCTCGACAGGCAGCGCGGTATCCGGGAACGCGAGCAGGGGATCGATGCGTGGTATTGTACGCTGTCCCGGGCTGAGCGACAGCCTGCCTTAAGGCTGCGCAAGAGGAAG GTGACACAGTCGACAGCCCAGCTGAAGTACCTCTAcaccaatgcacgcagcatgggtAACAAACAGGAGGCGTTGGAAGCCACTGCGCAGAAGGAGCAGaagggagctggcagctcttTAAGGACGTTTTTCTTAGCGCACAAGAGCTCTCGATCCCCATGC GCCCCGGTAAGCGCCAGGTCGACGAGGGCGGACCCGCCAAGGGGGCGGGGACAAGCGGCAACGACAGGCGAGACAGCCAATCGAGACGCGGGATCGGCCGGCGGCGATCTGGCGGCCCAATGGGCGCCGCGGAGGGCCTGGCCGAGTGGAGGAAGCGCGGGGGCGACAACGGGCGTTGTCGTGGCTGGCGAGATTGTTGGGGCGCGGGCCGCCCGGCCCGGTGGCGCCACTACTGTCTTCGGAAAGATCACCGGCAAGGCGCTT CCCGCCAACGTCATCTACGAGGACGAGGAG CGCCTTGCGTTCCGTGATCTTTTGCCCCAAGCTCCGACGCTTTTCCTAGTCACGCCTAAGGAGCCAATTATCGGGTTATCTGACGCAGAAGATTCTGGTGAATCT cttcttgGGCATTTCATGATTGTTGGCAAGAAGCGTGCTGCTCACCTGGGCCTGACCAATGGATTCCGGATGGTTGCAGATGAAGGGCCCGAGGGCGGGCAGTCTGTCTGTCACGTACATCTACATATTCTGGGTGGCCGTCAGTTGGACTGGCCACCTGGCTAA